From Thermoflavifilum aggregans, a single genomic window includes:
- the apaG gene encoding Co2+/Mg2+ efflux protein ApaG, with product MKKVTEGITISVETFFQPDYSNPLGHEFMFAYRITIENDNVFPIKLLRRHWYVVDANGMKREIEGEGVVGMQPIIAAGERYQYVSGCNLRTEMGKMYGTYLMENLMTKRVFEVKIPEFQMIAPLKLN from the coding sequence ATGAAAAAGGTCACGGAAGGCATTACTATCAGCGTAGAAACTTTTTTTCAACCTGATTATTCCAATCCACTGGGACATGAATTTATGTTTGCCTACCGTATAACCATTGAAAATGATAATGTATTTCCCATAAAACTGTTGCGCCGGCATTGGTATGTGGTGGATGCCAATGGCATGAAACGTGAGATTGAAGGTGAAGGTGTGGTGGGCATGCAGCCCATTATTGCTGCTGGTGAACGTTATCAGTATGTTTCGGGTTGCAACCTGCGTACGGAAATGGGTAAAATGTATGGCACCTATCTCATGGAAAACCTAATGACCAAACGGGTTTTTGAAGTAAAGATTCCCGAATTTCAGATGATTGCTCCTCTTAAGTTGAACTGA
- the rny gene encoding ribonuclease Y, with product MNITIGLLIGVGLAACIVGILIGKLIFSKNTRIRIQEAEQQAQKILAEAQLAAETLKEKKLLEAKEKYLQLKAEYEKEVLQRNQKLAEAENRIKQKEQSLNQKTENAQRQIQENEALKENLLRQLELVNQKRTELEKHQEEHIRRLEKVAGMTAEEAKAQLIESMKEEARTQAMAYLQEMMEEAKAKANKEAKKIIIQTIQRTAAEQTIENAITVFNLESDEIKGQIIGREGRNIRALEAATGVDLIVDDTPEAIVLSCFDPLRREVARLSLQRLIQDGRIHPARIEEVVEKTKRQLEEQVMEIGERTVIELGIHGMHPELIRMVGKMRFRSSYGQNLLMHSKETANLCAIMAAELGLNPKLAKRAGLLHDIGKVPDEESELSHALLGMKLAEKYNEHPAVVNAIGAHHDEIEMTYVIAPIVQACDAISGARPGARREIMQSYLQRIKDLETLAMGFAGVEKAYAIQAGRELRVIVESDKVSDSDADRLSFEIAQKIQNEMQFPGQIKVTVIREKRAISVAR from the coding sequence ATGAATATCACTATCGGATTGTTAATTGGGGTTGGCCTGGCAGCCTGCATCGTGGGCATTCTGATCGGAAAATTGATTTTTTCCAAAAATACCCGGATCCGCATCCAGGAAGCTGAGCAACAGGCCCAAAAAATCCTGGCCGAAGCGCAGCTCGCAGCCGAAACCTTGAAAGAGAAAAAACTCCTGGAAGCCAAGGAAAAATATCTGCAGCTGAAAGCTGAGTATGAAAAAGAAGTGCTGCAACGCAATCAGAAACTGGCAGAGGCCGAAAACCGCATCAAACAAAAAGAACAGTCGCTGAACCAGAAAACTGAAAATGCCCAGCGGCAGATTCAGGAAAACGAGGCCCTAAAAGAAAACCTGCTGCGGCAACTGGAGCTGGTCAACCAAAAACGCACAGAACTGGAAAAACATCAGGAAGAACATATCCGCCGTCTGGAAAAGGTGGCCGGCATGACTGCTGAAGAGGCCAAAGCCCAGCTCATCGAAAGCATGAAAGAAGAAGCCCGCACCCAGGCTATGGCTTACCTGCAGGAGATGATGGAAGAAGCCAAGGCCAAAGCTAACAAGGAAGCTAAAAAAATTATCATTCAGACCATTCAGCGTACGGCCGCCGAGCAAACCATCGAAAACGCCATCACCGTCTTCAACCTTGAAAGCGACGAAATCAAAGGCCAGATCATCGGCCGGGAAGGACGCAATATCCGCGCCCTGGAAGCCGCTACCGGCGTAGACCTGATTGTCGACGACACGCCCGAAGCCATCGTGCTCTCCTGCTTCGATCCGCTGCGCCGTGAGGTGGCTCGTCTGTCCCTGCAGCGCCTGATTCAGGATGGTCGTATCCACCCGGCCCGTATCGAGGAAGTGGTGGAAAAAACCAAACGCCAGCTGGAGGAACAGGTGATGGAAATCGGCGAACGCACCGTCATCGAGCTGGGCATCCACGGCATGCATCCCGAGCTCATCCGCATGGTGGGCAAGATGCGCTTCCGCTCGTCGTACGGACAAAACCTGCTGATGCACTCCAAGGAAACGGCCAACCTGTGCGCCATCATGGCCGCCGAGCTGGGCCTGAATCCCAAACTGGCCAAACGTGCCGGGCTGCTGCATGATATCGGCAAAGTGCCCGATGAAGAAAGTGAACTGTCGCACGCCTTGCTGGGCATGAAGCTGGCCGAAAAATACAACGAGCATCCGGCTGTGGTCAACGCCATCGGCGCTCATCACGATGAGATCGAGATGACCTACGTAATCGCACCCATCGTTCAAGCCTGCGATGCTATCAGCGGTGCCCGCCCCGGCGCCCGCCGCGAAATCATGCAAAGCTACCTGCAGCGCATCAAGGATCTGGAAACCCTCGCCATGGGCTTTGCCGGTGTGGAAAAAGCCTATGCCATCCAGGCCGGCCGTGAACTGCGGGTGATCGTGGAAAGTGACAAGGTAAGCGACAGCGATGCCGACCGGCTGTCTTTCGAAATTGCCCAGAAAATCCAGAACGAAATGCAGTTCCCCGGCCAGATCAAGGTTACCGTGATCCGGGAAAAACGCGCCATCAGCGTAGCCCGGTAA
- a CDS encoding TIGR04283 family arsenosugar biosynthesis glycosyltransferase, whose protein sequence is MPALSIIIPTYREAGNISLLVHHIRQQTTPGEVEIIVADGGSDDGTANEARLAGADIVVQSTPGRAVQMNAGARLAHADVFYFLHADVYPPPDFAGKILQAVRQGAEAGCFRMRFRSSLWLLKINAFFTRFPFTFCRGGDQSLFITRRLFEQLQGFDENLQIMEDFDIVRRIQQHTRFHVLPDYVTASARKYEQNSWWRVQIANFTVMRMWAKGASQQEMITTYQRMLRYRTSPMPQSHQKTIKMNSQQEDP, encoded by the coding sequence ATGCCAGCCCTGAGTATTATCATTCCTACCTATAGGGAAGCAGGGAATATAAGTTTGCTGGTTCATCACATCCGTCAACAAACGACCCCGGGAGAGGTTGAGATTATTGTGGCCGATGGAGGTAGTGACGATGGCACTGCGAATGAAGCGCGACTGGCGGGTGCTGACATCGTTGTACAATCAACTCCGGGAAGAGCTGTACAAATGAATGCCGGCGCCCGCCTGGCCCATGCTGATGTTTTTTATTTTCTGCACGCCGATGTATACCCTCCACCCGACTTTGCTGGCAAAATCCTGCAAGCCGTCCGACAAGGGGCAGAAGCTGGCTGCTTTCGCATGCGGTTTCGATCTTCCCTTTGGCTGCTTAAAATAAATGCATTTTTTACCCGTTTTCCTTTCACCTTTTGCCGTGGTGGCGATCAATCACTGTTTATCACCCGTCGCTTATTCGAACAACTGCAGGGATTTGATGAAAATTTGCAGATTATGGAGGATTTTGATATTGTTCGGCGAATTCAACAACACACCCGGTTTCATGTTCTACCGGATTATGTGACTGCCTCTGCTCGCAAGTATGAGCAAAACAGCTGGTGGCGGGTACAAATCGCCAATTTCACGGTCATGCGTATGTGGGCGAAAGGAGCTTCTCAGCAAGAAATGATTACTACTTATCAACGCATGCTGCGTTACCGGACCTCTCCCATGCCGCAAAGCCATCAAAAGACCATCAAAATGAATTCCCAACAGGAGGATCCGTGA
- a CDS encoding TIGR04282 family arsenosugar biosynthesis glycosyltransferase gives MVKKALIIFVKNPKLGQVKTRLARTIGPHAALLIYRELLHHTYSIANLVEADRFVFYADGIVEQDLWDGRYIKCEQFGVDLGQRMTHAFCHVFSLSYQQAVIIGSDCFALTAAHIEQAFSELENSDVVIGPAEDGGYYLLGMKTHIPQLFESIPWSTPSVLNMTLQKLQDLKLSYRLLEELPDVDEWDDVPGHLRWLKE, from the coding sequence ATGGTGAAAAAAGCTTTAATCATTTTTGTAAAAAATCCCAAGTTGGGTCAGGTTAAAACCCGTTTGGCAAGAACCATAGGCCCCCACGCAGCATTGCTGATTTACCGGGAACTGTTGCATCATACCTACTCTATTGCAAACCTTGTGGAGGCTGATCGGTTTGTGTTTTATGCCGATGGAATTGTGGAGCAGGATTTGTGGGATGGTCGGTATATCAAGTGTGAGCAGTTCGGTGTAGATCTTGGGCAACGGATGACACACGCTTTCTGCCATGTTTTTTCTCTTTCATATCAGCAGGCCGTAATTATTGGCAGCGATTGTTTTGCTCTGACGGCCGCTCACATTGAACAGGCTTTTTCCGAACTGGAAAACTCGGATGTGGTAATAGGCCCGGCTGAAGATGGCGGTTACTATTTACTCGGAATGAAAACCCATATTCCTCAACTGTTTGAATCTATCCCCTGGAGCACGCCTTCCGTGCTGAATATGACGTTGCAGAAACTTCAGGATCTGAAGTTATCCTATCGGTTGCTGGAAGAGCTTCCCGATGTAGATGAGTGGGATGATGTACCCGGACATTTGAGGTGGTTGAAAGAGTGA
- the dnaB gene encoding replicative DNA helicase yields MEINIRKDSRSAASRKKPVDMSGLMYGKVPPQAPDLEEAVLGAIMLEKTAYETALEILKPECFYVEAHQRIFAAIRRLADKSLPVDILTVVEELRKTGELELVGGAFYVTKLTHAVVSAANIEAHARIILQKFIQRELIRISGEIITEAYEEGTDIFDLLDDAETKLFEITDNHLRQNFSPIDSLVVRAIKRIEELRNRSDNMTGVPSGFKALDAITYGWQKSDLIILAARPSVGKTAFALNLARNAALHPSQPVPVAVFSMEMSAEQIVQRFLAMETEISLENISRGKLADYEFNQLSHGVSKLAKAPIFIDDTPALNIFELRAKCRRLKGKHNIGLVVIDYLQLMSSNHENRNVNREQEISKISRDLKSLAKELEIPIIALSQLSREVEKRKDTNKMPQLSDLRESGAIEQDADVVLFLYRPEYYDITTNEFGESTEGETYVRIAKHRNGRLDTIKLKMLKSIQKFIEMEDLGFAASFGKSSSGGTYQENDAARLYIERPSRMNDYTDDSDDDAPF; encoded by the coding sequence ATGGAAATAAATATCAGAAAGGATTCCCGATCAGCAGCCAGCAGGAAGAAACCTGTAGATATGAGCGGATTGATGTATGGCAAGGTACCGCCTCAGGCACCCGATCTGGAGGAAGCGGTACTGGGAGCTATTATGTTAGAAAAAACAGCCTACGAAACCGCTCTTGAAATTCTGAAGCCGGAATGTTTCTACGTGGAGGCTCATCAACGCATCTTTGCAGCTATCCGCCGGCTGGCCGACAAGTCGCTGCCAGTAGATATTCTCACCGTGGTGGAAGAATTGCGCAAGACAGGAGAGCTGGAGCTGGTAGGTGGGGCTTTTTATGTAACCAAACTAACCCATGCAGTTGTATCAGCAGCCAATATTGAAGCACATGCCCGCATTATCCTGCAGAAATTTATCCAGCGGGAACTGATCCGGATTTCTGGAGAAATCATTACCGAAGCATACGAAGAGGGTACGGATATTTTTGATCTGCTGGACGATGCAGAGACCAAATTGTTTGAGATTACCGACAACCACCTGCGGCAGAATTTTTCGCCGATTGATTCGCTGGTCGTGCGGGCTATCAAGCGGATAGAAGAATTGCGCAACCGGTCCGACAACATGACCGGTGTGCCCTCAGGTTTCAAGGCGCTGGATGCCATTACATATGGGTGGCAAAAATCTGATCTGATTATTCTGGCGGCCAGGCCCTCGGTTGGGAAAACGGCCTTTGCCTTGAACCTAGCCCGCAATGCAGCCCTGCATCCCAGCCAGCCTGTGCCGGTAGCTGTATTTTCTATGGAAATGTCGGCCGAGCAGATTGTGCAGCGTTTTCTGGCGATGGAAACCGAAATTTCGCTGGAAAATATCTCCCGGGGCAAACTGGCTGATTATGAATTTAACCAGCTCAGCCATGGAGTATCCAAACTGGCCAAGGCGCCTATTTTCATTGACGATACACCGGCGCTGAACATTTTTGAACTGCGGGCCAAATGCCGGCGGCTCAAGGGCAAACACAATATCGGGTTGGTGGTGATTGACTATCTGCAGCTCATGAGCAGCAACCATGAAAACCGGAATGTGAACCGCGAACAGGAGATTAGCAAAATTTCGCGTGACCTGAAGTCGCTGGCCAAAGAACTGGAAATTCCCATCATTGCTCTTTCGCAGTTGAGCCGGGAGGTGGAAAAACGCAAGGATACCAACAAAATGCCGCAGCTCAGCGACCTGCGCGAATCGGGTGCCATTGAGCAGGACGCCGACGTGGTGCTTTTCCTGTATCGTCCGGAATATTATGACATTACCACCAACGAATTTGGGGAGTCCACTGAGGGTGAGACCTATGTGCGCATTGCCAAACATCGCAATGGACGGCTGGATACGATTAAACTGAAGATGTTGAAATCCATTCAGAAATTCATTGAGATGGAAGACCTGGGCTTTGCCGCTTCTTTCGGCAAATCTTCGTCCGGAGGAACTTATCAGGAAAATGATGCGGCGCGTTTATACATCGAACGGCCTTCTCGGATGAACGACTATACCGACGATTCCGACGACGATGCACCGTTTTAG
- a CDS encoding RsmE family RNA methyltransferase: MDQPYPVYQRTEGLPLFFVESLPDGGGEVRLDALSSRHCIQVLRMQLGDELQLTNGRGLKARAALTAVHTGGRKASAPVAIVRISTITQQPPPPDHFLAIALPHHAGRAEWLIEKATELGIRHIVPLLTARSPHGRWKPERYRQLMIAAMLQSSQYYVPELHAPTAFGEWVHTCHATCRAIAHCEPTARIPIWQLPCRPGSKCVLIGPEGDFTPEEIETARQAGWQEVSLGYTRLRTETAAIVACAWMQASAFSST, from the coding sequence ATGGATCAACCCTATCCCGTTTACCAGCGTACAGAAGGGCTGCCTTTATTTTTCGTGGAATCCCTGCCGGATGGGGGTGGGGAAGTTAGGCTCGATGCCCTCAGTTCACGGCACTGCATTCAGGTTTTGCGCATGCAGCTAGGGGATGAGCTGCAGCTCACCAATGGGAGAGGGCTGAAAGCTAGGGCAGCACTTACAGCGGTGCACACAGGCGGCAGGAAGGCATCCGCGCCGGTAGCGATTGTACGCATATCGACCATCACCCAACAACCTCCTCCGCCCGATCACTTCCTGGCCATAGCCCTGCCGCACCATGCAGGACGGGCAGAATGGCTCATCGAAAAAGCCACCGAGCTGGGTATCCGGCATATTGTCCCTCTGCTGACGGCCCGCTCGCCTCATGGAAGATGGAAGCCTGAACGATATCGCCAGCTGATGATTGCGGCTATGCTTCAGTCATCGCAGTATTATGTACCGGAACTCCATGCGCCGACAGCATTTGGCGAATGGGTGCATACCTGCCATGCCACATGCCGGGCTATTGCCCATTGTGAGCCCACAGCCCGGATTCCGATATGGCAGCTTCCCTGCCGGCCGGGTAGCAAATGCGTGCTTATAGGTCCGGAAGGCGATTTTACACCCGAAGAAATTGAAACAGCGCGACAGGCAGGCTGGCAGGAGGTTTCACTGGGCTATACCCGGCTTCGCACAGAAACAGCAGCTATCGTGGCCTGTGCATGGATGCAGGCTTCGGCCTTCAGTTCAACTTAA
- the pheT gene encoding phenylalanine--tRNA ligase subunit beta → MKIAYRWLLRYLPLGLKGWPSTLNAEEIARILTSVGLEVEQLSSFSSIPGGLEGLVVGEVEAVWKHPQADKLQLTRVHIGNGQSLQIVCGAPNVAVGQKVVVALPGTTLHPVVGEPFQLKKTKIRGEESEGMLCAADEIGLGTDHRGILVLDPSAEPGAPLTRYIEVFHDQVFEIGLTPNRMDAMSHLGVARDLCAYINHHHQLRGALQWPDTGAFPETGLEPSPIRIQIEDPDACLRYAGLLIEHVQIGPSPAWLQAALASIGVKPINNVVDITNYVLHECGQPLHAFNADAIAGREVRIRKARSGEHLLTLDGKDRALHPEDLMICDAKEPMCIAGVLGGTHSGIQDDTRHIFLESAVFHPRFIRQTSLRHGLRTEAALRFEKGVDITRVPYALKRAALLIQELAGGQIRYQPVDVYPSPQNQPEVRLKKTYLTALSGKTYPDEQVEPLLQDLGFGLISSNDQEWIWRVPPFKHDVRQAADLVEEIMRIDGLDQIPIPAQITITPAHHALRVRENLRDTLSSFLVAQGFREIYTNSISSSQLYTVYPETQVVHLLNHLNAALDVLRPSMLENGLECVAYNQHHRNEPVAFFEFGKTYHPDGHKGYQEREFLAIWLAGDHHPIWWAEPGNRQKPRGWFFMKGVAENLLQLSGVHRFQFRPASGRPRLRPLMEISTPEKSLGMLGAVDAETCAALDVQPPVYYVALEWEKLVEARTQHQITYQEIIPYPVVRRDISFLIDKQTPYARIEEILQNSRAPYLKEWNLMDVFESEKLDPGKKSCTISLFFQHPDRTLTDEDVEQSLQRIVQHLGDQLQIVLRK, encoded by the coding sequence ATGAAGATTGCATACCGTTGGCTGTTGCGATATCTACCTCTGGGGCTGAAAGGATGGCCCTCCACCCTGAATGCGGAGGAAATTGCGCGGATTCTCACTTCTGTAGGGCTTGAAGTCGAACAGCTGAGCAGCTTTAGTTCCATTCCTGGTGGCCTGGAAGGATTGGTGGTAGGCGAAGTGGAAGCCGTATGGAAACATCCGCAGGCCGACAAACTGCAGCTTACGCGCGTGCATATAGGCAACGGGCAATCCTTGCAGATTGTGTGCGGGGCGCCCAATGTGGCGGTGGGGCAAAAGGTAGTGGTGGCCCTGCCCGGTACTACGCTTCATCCCGTGGTAGGTGAACCTTTTCAGCTCAAAAAAACCAAAATCCGCGGGGAAGAAAGCGAAGGCATGCTTTGTGCTGCCGATGAAATCGGACTGGGAACCGACCACAGGGGTATTCTGGTGCTCGACCCTTCCGCCGAACCCGGAGCGCCACTCACCCGATACATAGAAGTTTTTCATGATCAGGTGTTTGAAATCGGCCTGACGCCCAACCGCATGGATGCCATGAGCCATCTGGGCGTAGCTCGTGATCTCTGCGCCTATATCAACCATCACCACCAGCTCAGAGGAGCGCTTCAATGGCCCGATACGGGTGCTTTTCCGGAAACAGGTCTTGAGCCTTCACCTATTCGCATACAGATTGAAGATCCCGACGCCTGCCTGCGGTATGCCGGCCTGCTGATTGAGCATGTGCAGATCGGCCCCTCACCAGCTTGGCTGCAAGCCGCCCTGGCCTCCATCGGCGTTAAGCCCATCAACAATGTAGTAGATATCACCAATTACGTACTTCACGAGTGTGGCCAGCCACTGCACGCCTTTAATGCCGATGCCATTGCCGGACGCGAGGTGCGGATCAGAAAAGCCCGCTCGGGAGAGCATCTGCTTACCCTTGACGGGAAAGATCGTGCGTTGCATCCGGAGGATCTGATGATCTGCGATGCCAAGGAGCCCATGTGTATAGCCGGTGTGCTGGGAGGAACCCATTCTGGCATTCAGGATGACACCCGGCATATTTTCCTAGAAAGCGCAGTGTTTCATCCCCGCTTCATCCGGCAAACCTCCCTGCGCCACGGCCTACGCACAGAAGCCGCCCTGCGCTTTGAAAAAGGTGTAGACATCACCCGGGTTCCCTATGCCCTGAAACGGGCTGCTCTGCTGATTCAGGAATTGGCCGGCGGGCAGATCCGCTACCAACCGGTAGATGTATATCCCTCTCCCCAAAATCAGCCGGAGGTACGCCTGAAGAAAACCTATCTTACCGCTCTGAGCGGGAAAACCTATCCCGACGAACAGGTTGAGCCCTTGTTGCAAGATCTAGGTTTCGGGCTCATCAGCTCCAACGATCAGGAATGGATATGGCGGGTACCACCATTCAAACACGACGTCAGACAGGCTGCCGACCTGGTTGAAGAAATCATGCGGATTGACGGACTCGACCAGATTCCCATCCCCGCGCAGATCACTATTACTCCCGCCCATCATGCCCTGCGCGTCCGGGAAAATCTCAGGGATACCCTGTCCAGCTTTCTGGTGGCTCAAGGGTTCCGGGAAATCTATACGAACTCCATCTCCAGTAGCCAGCTGTATACGGTTTATCCGGAAACACAGGTGGTGCATCTGCTGAACCATCTCAATGCCGCCCTCGACGTGTTGCGGCCCTCCATGCTGGAAAACGGACTGGAATGCGTGGCCTATAACCAGCATCACCGCAACGAGCCGGTTGCATTCTTTGAATTCGGCAAAACCTATCATCCCGATGGCCACAAAGGATATCAGGAACGGGAATTCCTGGCCATCTGGCTAGCTGGTGACCATCACCCAATCTGGTGGGCCGAACCTGGCAACCGGCAAAAGCCCCGCGGCTGGTTTTTCATGAAGGGGGTGGCGGAAAACCTCCTGCAGCTCAGCGGCGTGCACCGGTTTCAGTTCCGACCCGCCTCCGGGCGTCCCCGCCTGAGGCCTTTGATGGAAATCAGTACTCCTGAAAAATCTCTGGGTATGCTCGGTGCAGTGGATGCAGAAACCTGTGCAGCCCTGGACGTGCAACCACCCGTCTATTATGTGGCTCTGGAATGGGAAAAACTGGTGGAAGCACGCACCCAACATCAGATTACTTATCAGGAAATCATCCCCTATCCGGTCGTGCGAAGGGATATTTCTTTCTTGATCGACAAACAAACGCCTTACGCCCGTATCGAAGAAATCCTGCAAAATTCCCGGGCACCCTACCTGAAAGAATGGAACCTGATGGATGTGTTTGAAAGTGAAAAACTGGATCCCGGGAAAAAATCCTGCACCATCAGCCTGTTTTTCCAACATCCTGACCGAACGCTTACCGATGAAGATGTGGAGCAATCTTTGCAACGGATCGTTCAACATCTTGGCGACCAGTTGCAGATCGTCCTACGGAAATAA
- a CDS encoding cell division protein ZapA, which produces MPSTDDLIAIQVTIADRSYRLKIYPEEEAHIRQVIKNLNQKILEFKTLYAGKDMQDYVAMCLIYYATQPEHMLSSDMLRPRLETIEKLLDQALSR; this is translated from the coding sequence ATGCCTTCCACCGATGACCTCATTGCTATCCAGGTTACCATCGCCGACCGTTCGTACCGCTTGAAAATTTATCCCGAAGAAGAGGCTCATATCCGTCAGGTAATTAAAAACCTGAACCAGAAAATCCTGGAATTCAAAACCCTTTACGCCGGAAAAGACATGCAGGACTATGTGGCCATGTGCCTCATCTATTACGCCACCCAACCCGAACACATGCTGTCATCAGATATGCTGCGTCCCCGGCTGGAGACCATTGAAAAGCTGCTGGATCAGGCCCTCAGCCGCTGA